From the genome of Halobellus litoreus, one region includes:
- the guaB gene encoding IMP dehydrogenase: protein MAKDGSTEGLFSEKLRVPEALTFDDVLLRPMESRVEPDSADVSTHVSKNVELNIPILSAAMDTVTEGEMAIGMAREGGLGVLHQNMDTERMVAEIERVKRADELVIRRENVVTASPTQTVRDVDAMMEREGVSGAPVVDEDDTVLGIISGTDIRPYLEVGETDEVREAMTDEVVTAPRDVGAREALELMYDHKIERVPIVDGDDHLVGLVTMQGILQRREHESAARDESGRLRVGVAVGPFDADRAAAADEADADVIFIDCAHAHNLNVLDSAREIKTTVDADVVVGNIGTREAAEAAVDFADGVKVGIGPGSICTTRVVSGAGMPQITAVSQVADVAAPEGVPVIADGGIRYSGDAIKAIAAGADAVMLGSYFAGTEEAPGRVITMNGKKYKQYRGMGSVGAMKSGGSERYLKDTDEEDEEFVPEGVEAATPYKGTLASELHQLVGGMRSGMGYVGAGTIPGFKERAEFVRVSSAGQTEGHPHDVMITDEAPNYSPNGN, encoded by the coding sequence ATGGCGAAAGACGGTTCAACAGAGGGTCTCTTCTCCGAGAAGCTTCGGGTGCCAGAGGCGTTGACGTTCGACGACGTACTGCTCCGACCGATGGAAAGTCGGGTCGAACCCGATTCGGCCGACGTCTCCACCCACGTCTCGAAGAACGTCGAGCTGAACATTCCGATCCTCTCGGCGGCGATGGACACCGTCACCGAGGGCGAGATGGCCATCGGGATGGCGCGAGAGGGCGGTCTGGGCGTCCTGCACCAGAATATGGACACCGAGCGGATGGTCGCCGAGATCGAGCGCGTCAAGCGCGCGGACGAACTGGTGATCCGTCGGGAGAACGTCGTGACCGCGAGCCCGACCCAGACGGTTCGGGACGTGGACGCGATGATGGAGCGCGAGGGCGTCTCCGGTGCGCCCGTCGTCGACGAGGACGACACCGTCCTCGGGATCATCTCCGGGACGGACATCCGGCCGTATCTGGAAGTCGGCGAGACCGACGAGGTGCGGGAGGCGATGACCGACGAGGTCGTCACCGCGCCGCGCGACGTCGGCGCGCGCGAGGCGCTCGAACTGATGTACGATCACAAGATCGAGCGCGTTCCCATCGTCGACGGCGACGACCACCTCGTCGGCCTCGTCACGATGCAGGGTATCCTGCAGCGTCGCGAACACGAGAGCGCCGCCCGCGACGAGAGCGGTCGCCTGCGCGTCGGGGTCGCCGTCGGCCCGTTCGACGCCGACCGAGCAGCGGCCGCCGACGAGGCGGACGCGGACGTGATCTTCATCGACTGCGCTCACGCGCACAACCTCAACGTCCTCGACAGCGCGCGGGAGATCAAGACCACGGTCGACGCGGACGTGGTCGTCGGCAACATCGGCACCCGCGAGGCCGCCGAGGCCGCAGTCGACTTCGCAGACGGCGTGAAAGTCGGCATCGGGCCGGGATCGATCTGTACCACGCGCGTCGTCTCCGGCGCGGGGATGCCGCAGATCACCGCCGTCTCTCAGGTCGCCGACGTCGCCGCCCCCGAAGGCGTCCCCGTCATCGCCGACGGCGGAATCCGCTACTCAGGGGACGCGATCAAGGCGATCGCCGCCGGCGCGGACGCCGTGATGCTGGGGTCGTACTTCGCCGGCACCGAGGAAGCGCCCGGGCGCGTCATCACGATGAACGGGAAAAAATACAAGCAGTACCGGGGGATGGGATCCGTCGGCGCGATGAAGTCCGGCGGGAGCGAGCGGTACCTCAAGGACACCGACGAGGAGGACGAGGAGTTCGTCCCCGAGGGCGTCGAGGCGGCGACGCCGTACAAGGGGACCCTCGCCTCGGAACTCCACCAACTCGTCGGCGGGATGCGCTCGGGGATGGGCTACGTCGGTGCCGGAACGATCCCCGGGTTCAAGGAACGTGCCGAGTTCGTTCGCGTCTCCAGCGCCGGCCAGACCGAGGGCCACCCTCACGACGTGATGATCACGGACGAAGCCCCGAACTACAGCCCGAACGGGAACTGA
- a CDS encoding DUF5794 domain-containing protein — MSVSRHPVALRLEQQVGGATRLLATVMALPLVDGIFPALIIAGALSSPLGIIETGLLIFGGSATVAVILAEMDGTRREQVTSVLVLGALLLPVAGVEALFAETLKSVLNFEVFHRFAGLVILAVAAKTASAKVGEYLPSPSVIIGFGLIASLELGGAALVINPDPGTIIRAVAAAGVGVAFALAVALFAPRLRGAVDIDRFRFGSSVALGMLAVDVLGLLPTEAPVALAVLGVTALFAYDPEADLDRDAAADPAEAEDRTEPEVGPEPSSDSALSSLRAAVADGGNRDEDGEEGEEHESEEGGGDVGYGYPDSDGSGSRAPWL, encoded by the coding sequence ATGAGCGTCTCTCGACATCCCGTCGCACTCCGCCTCGAGCAGCAGGTGGGGGGTGCGACCCGACTCCTGGCCACGGTGATGGCGCTCCCGCTCGTCGACGGGATCTTCCCGGCACTCATCATCGCCGGAGCGCTGAGCAGTCCGCTCGGCATCATCGAGACCGGACTGCTGATCTTCGGCGGTTCGGCGACCGTCGCGGTCATCCTCGCGGAGATGGACGGCACCCGTCGCGAACAGGTGACGTCGGTGCTCGTCCTCGGCGCGCTCTTGCTCCCCGTGGCGGGGGTCGAGGCCCTCTTCGCGGAGACGTTGAAGAGCGTGCTGAACTTCGAGGTCTTCCACCGGTTCGCGGGTCTCGTCATCCTCGCGGTGGCGGCGAAGACCGCCTCCGCGAAGGTCGGCGAGTACCTCCCCTCCCCGAGCGTCATCATCGGCTTCGGGCTGATCGCCAGCCTCGAACTCGGCGGTGCGGCGCTCGTCATCAACCCCGATCCCGGCACGATCATCCGAGCCGTCGCGGCCGCCGGCGTCGGCGTCGCCTTCGCGCTGGCGGTGGCGCTCTTCGCCCCGCGGCTCCGCGGTGCCGTCGACATCGACCGCTTCCGGTTCGGCAGCTCCGTCGCGCTCGGGATGCTCGCCGTCGACGTCTTGGGGCTGCTCCCCACCGAAGCGCCCGTCGCGCTGGCCGTGCTGGGCGTCACCGCCCTGTTCGCCTACGATCCGGAGGCGGACCTGGACCGGGACGCGGCCGCCGACCCCGCGGAGGCCGAGGACCGCACGGAGCCGGAAGTCGGGCCCGAACCGTCCTCAGACTCGGCGCTCTCCTCGCTCCGGGCTGCCGTCGCGGACGGCGGCAACCGCGACGAGGACGGCGAGGAGGGCGAGGAACACGAATCCGAGGAAGGCGGCGGCGACGTCGGGTACGGATACCCCGACTCCGACGGCTCCGGCTCCCGAGCCCCGTGGCTCTGA
- a CDS encoding DUF5795 family protein: protein MSNRVVEGRMVTPKRLAELVEGEAPLEAEAIEDAERDCPECGENVISVGYMPSVTEFVTAYKCQECSWSETDR, encoded by the coding sequence ATGAGCAATCGCGTCGTCGAAGGTCGGATGGTCACTCCGAAACGCCTGGCTGAACTCGTCGAGGGCGAGGCCCCGTTGGAAGCGGAGGCCATCGAAGACGCCGAGCGGGACTGCCCCGAGTGCGGGGAAAACGTCATCTCGGTCGGATACATGCCGAGCGTGACCGAGTTCGTGACTGCCTACAAGTGTCAGGAGTGCTCGTGGTCCGAAACAGATCGGTGA
- a CDS encoding SDR family NAD(P)-dependent oxidoreductase: MDIDLGLEGNVALVTGSATGLGHACAEAFSRQGANVALAAPNMDGLAYASDRLHALGEGDIFGLEVDVRNRDHLAALVEETVDQYGGIDHLVTGPRPLEPERFLDVSDEDWFRGFDRLFMSVVWAIRESAAHLEDSDQGSVVTIANPAIPALADELPMATAYGRAVQGLTESQATALAPDVRVNAVVPGPHETEDLEQVLAQRVEAGEFTDVASAWEAVLADCPYESPGQPLDLGKVVAFLSSRHASFVNGATVPVDGGSGL, translated from the coding sequence ATGGACATCGACCTCGGACTGGAGGGCAACGTGGCGCTGGTCACCGGGAGTGCGACCGGACTCGGCCACGCCTGTGCGGAAGCGTTCTCGCGCCAGGGGGCGAACGTCGCCCTCGCCGCGCCGAATATGGACGGTCTCGCGTACGCCAGCGACAGGCTCCACGCCCTCGGCGAGGGCGATATTTTCGGCCTCGAAGTCGACGTGCGCAACCGCGATCACCTGGCGGCGCTCGTCGAGGAGACCGTCGACCAGTACGGCGGCATCGACCACCTCGTCACGGGACCCCGACCGCTCGAACCGGAGCGGTTTCTCGACGTCTCCGACGAGGACTGGTTCCGCGGGTTCGATCGGCTGTTCATGAGCGTCGTCTGGGCCATCCGCGAGTCCGCCGCCCACCTCGAAGACTCCGATCAGGGGTCAGTCGTCACCATAGCGAACCCTGCCATTCCCGCGCTCGCCGACGAACTGCCGATGGCGACCGCGTACGGCCGGGCGGTCCAGGGCCTGACCGAGAGCCAGGCCACGGCGCTCGCGCCCGACGTCCGCGTGAACGCTGTCGTCCCGGGCCCGCACGAGACCGAAGACCTGGAGCAGGTTCTCGCCCAGCGGGTCGAAGCGGGCGAGTTCACCGACGTCGCGTCGGCCTGGGAGGCCGTGCTCGCGGACTGCCCGTACGAGTCGCCGGGGCAGCCGCTCGACCTGGGGAAAGTGGTCGCATTCCTGTCCAGCCGGCACGCGAGTTTCGTCAACGGCGCGACCGTCCCGGTCGACGGCGGGTCTGGCCTCTGA
- a CDS encoding helix-turn-helix domain-containing protein: MTYDAVPTATLASEATVVIRARFRIELPEDVWANEVSRSFPDATLRLLTGVPMGDGALELGEVRSESPAAVSDAIRSHSDIHGFDQLYGDDRRVISQYEATEQSLYEFLWGSSFPPEFPMIVEHGEMEFDVTATRDQFEDFGSALDESGIGYELLSVVHTDDRRGLLTERQRECLTEAHQRGYFEVPRECNLTELGAALGIDKSTASETLRRATDRVVAQFLLGHD; encoded by the coding sequence GTGACGTACGATGCCGTCCCAACAGCGACGCTCGCCTCGGAGGCGACGGTCGTGATCCGCGCGCGCTTTCGGATCGAACTCCCCGAGGACGTGTGGGCCAACGAGGTGTCGAGGTCGTTTCCGGACGCGACGCTCCGACTGCTGACCGGCGTTCCGATGGGTGACGGGGCGCTCGAACTGGGCGAAGTTCGGTCTGAGAGCCCCGCAGCGGTCTCAGACGCGATCCGGAGCCATTCGGACATCCACGGATTCGACCAGTTGTACGGCGACGACCGCCGGGTCATTTCGCAGTACGAAGCCACCGAACAGAGCCTCTACGAGTTTCTCTGGGGCTCATCGTTTCCGCCGGAGTTCCCGATGATCGTCGAGCACGGAGAGATGGAGTTCGACGTGACGGCGACGCGGGACCAGTTCGAGGACTTCGGCTCGGCGCTCGACGAGTCGGGGATCGGCTACGAACTCCTCTCCGTGGTACACACCGACGACCGCCGGGGATTGCTCACCGAGCGCCAGCGTGAGTGCCTCACGGAGGCGCACCAGCGGGGGTACTTCGAGGTACCCCGAGAGTGCAACCTGACCGAACTGGGAGCGGCGCTCGGAATCGATAAGTCGACGGCCAGCGAGACGCTTCGGCGCGCAACCGACCGCGTCGTCGCCCAGTTCCTCCTCGGTCACGACTGA
- a CDS encoding DUF1405 domain-containing protein, producing MASIPPADDLPTYLTPLPDRVEEMALRLAWVVVAVNLAGTVFGFWYYRFQLLNTQLVMWPVVPDSPLATLLMVASLVSWKVGKNRSWVHALAFVGNLKYGLWVVVVQIAINDVFATGDPYHWFLLVSHLGMGLQAFVIHRYAEFTLPAVGVATAWFGFNDIVDYFLPIVGDYHHTYFGPKLVNAGDHSVRAHDVAAAAAVSLTILATFLALAIRIRRLENGLASEVD from the coding sequence ATGGCCTCGATTCCCCCCGCTGACGATCTCCCGACGTATCTCACCCCGTTGCCCGATCGGGTCGAAGAGATGGCACTCCGTCTCGCCTGGGTGGTAGTGGCCGTCAATCTCGCGGGCACCGTGTTCGGGTTCTGGTACTACCGATTTCAGCTCCTGAACACCCAGCTCGTAATGTGGCCCGTGGTGCCCGACAGCCCGCTGGCGACGTTGCTGATGGTCGCGAGTCTCGTGTCCTGGAAGGTCGGAAAGAACCGTTCTTGGGTCCACGCGCTGGCCTTCGTCGGGAACCTGAAGTACGGCCTCTGGGTGGTCGTCGTCCAGATCGCGATCAACGACGTGTTCGCCACCGGCGATCCCTATCACTGGTTCCTGCTCGTCAGCCATCTGGGGATGGGGCTCCAGGCCTTCGTAATCCACCGGTACGCCGAGTTCACCCTCCCGGCCGTCGGCGTCGCCACCGCCTGGTTCGGCTTCAACGATATCGTCGATTACTTTCTCCCGATCGTCGGGGACTACCACCACACGTACTTCGGTCCGAAACTGGTCAACGCCGGCGATCACAGCGTTCGTGCGCACGACGTCGCCGCGGCCGCGGCCGTCAGTCTGACCATACTCGCCACGTTTCTCGCACTCGCGATTCGAATCCGGCGGCTGGAGAACGGGCTCGCGAGCGAGGTCGACTAA
- a CDS encoding LolA family protein, with product MRAGDAARPPSRSVLIRLLIVTALIAASGCSAYGAPSASDAEAGLPSADEAADRYRSLDTVSATVTTVQERNDDGTVTTVTRKRKRIEPWAYHERVLAVNRTDGARGPLVAEGGFVIANGSTLTFYDPASDRLNRISVRGGNGSAESPYPRLVGAARSGRSVTHPTLTPGVSPLPAVPVEGDSERNGSTPYREGNVTVTYAGTETIDGRQTYRLELTPVSPEMSLRSQTLWLDTQYLYPLKRHTKFDAHGDSYEYTITHRDVVFNPTFDAGTFRLDPDEVPNGTDRARFSNYDSRAAMAAAVELPVPALSASTEFEFDSASYRSTDPEFATIRYERPGSDGELRLFVFGTTRESTAGTPVQIGEYEARRTRTNGTTAITWTTDEHTFRVSGHVDNATLSRVARSVVETL from the coding sequence ATGCGTGCAGGCGATGCGGCCCGGCCACCGAGCCGGTCCGTCTTGATCCGGTTACTCATCGTGACGGCGCTGATCGCAGCGAGCGGATGCAGCGCCTACGGTGCCCCCTCGGCTTCGGATGCCGAGGCGGGACTGCCGTCGGCCGACGAGGCGGCGGATCGCTACCGCTCACTCGATACGGTCAGCGCCACGGTGACGACCGTCCAAGAGCGGAACGACGACGGGACAGTGACCACCGTGACGCGGAAGCGGAAACGCATCGAACCGTGGGCCTACCACGAGCGGGTGCTCGCAGTGAACCGCACTGACGGCGCGAGAGGTCCCCTCGTGGCAGAGGGCGGGTTCGTCATCGCGAACGGCTCGACGCTCACGTTCTACGATCCGGCGTCTGACAGGCTCAATCGGATCTCGGTTCGCGGCGGCAACGGCTCCGCGGAGTCGCCGTATCCGCGGCTCGTCGGTGCGGCCCGGAGCGGTCGGTCCGTCACTCACCCGACGCTGACTCCCGGGGTGTCGCCGCTGCCGGCAGTGCCGGTGGAGGGCGACTCGGAGCGGAACGGGTCGACGCCGTACCGAGAGGGGAACGTCACGGTCACGTACGCCGGCACCGAGACGATCGACGGGCGGCAGACGTATCGGCTGGAGCTGACGCCGGTATCGCCCGAGATGTCGCTTCGGTCCCAGACGCTCTGGCTCGATACCCAGTATCTCTATCCGCTGAAGCGCCACACGAAATTCGACGCCCACGGGGACAGCTACGAGTACACGATCACGCATCGGGACGTGGTGTTCAATCCGACGTTCGACGCCGGGACCTTCCGACTCGATCCCGACGAGGTCCCGAACGGAACCGACCGGGCGCGTTTCAGCAATTACGACTCGCGGGCCGCGATGGCTGCCGCCGTCGAGCTACCGGTTCCGGCTCTCAGTGCGTCGACCGAGTTCGAGTTCGACTCGGCGTCCTACCGCTCCACCGACCCGGAGTTCGCGACGATCCGATACGAGCGACCAGGCTCCGACGGCGAACTGCGTCTCTTCGTTTTCGGGACGACGAGAGAGAGTACGGCCGGCACCCCGGTCCAGATCGGCGAGTACGAGGCTCGGCGAACGCGGACGAACGGCACGACAGCCATCACGTGGACGACAGACGAGCACACGTTCCGCGTGAGCGGCCACGTCGACAACGCCACCCTCTCTCGGGTGGCCCGTTCCGTCGTCGAGACGCTCTGA